In a single window of the Prosthecobacter sp. SYSU 5D2 genome:
- a CDS encoding glucan biosynthesis protein, whose protein sequence is MIAPRSSGSLILAFCSVACIVSSAADLALTEVTDFESLQKLAAQLAQKPYVAPSQQLDPFFENLKYDGHRKIQFLEEKALYHENEEAFRVQFFHPGWMFKKPVEFFTVDGGVNKPVPFDQSLFDYADLDLPENFKKPEGYSGFRVLAPQSLMDKRFEFMVFMGASYFRAVTTELGYGISARGVAVNTIGGKPEEFPDFTHFWFEQPKPGEKYFRVLALLNGPSITGAYQFDTSPGKTTDMLVKATLFLRQPVEMLGIAPFSSMFWFGENSHPKPYDFRPEVHDSDGLQIEITGGPSIWRPLDVSKDLRLSVFETDRLKGFGLGERDRDFNNFQDLEAMYHRRPAVWVEPIKGFGKGSVVLVELSTGEETWDNIVAMWRPDNLPKTPADPLHFEYRLAWLDEQLPGLLCKVISTRRGFVMKKDDHEYVVDFTKGGLQLDKPDDWVPELDVVISSGEARILDQRVMYNRETGGWRAFFKLDVPPKTHLLEMMCEMKDGDKVISERWMYQWRR, encoded by the coding sequence ATGATTGCCCCCCGTTCCTCAGGATCTTTGATTCTGGCCTTTTGCTCAGTTGCCTGCATTGTTTCCTCTGCCGCTGATCTGGCCCTGACGGAGGTGACGGACTTTGAGTCGCTGCAAAAGCTGGCGGCGCAGCTTGCCCAGAAGCCTTATGTGGCCCCCAGCCAGCAGCTCGACCCCTTCTTTGAAAACCTCAAGTACGACGGTCATCGCAAGATCCAGTTTCTGGAGGAAAAGGCGCTTTACCATGAAAATGAGGAAGCCTTCCGGGTACAGTTTTTCCATCCCGGCTGGATGTTTAAAAAGCCGGTGGAGTTCTTCACAGTGGACGGCGGGGTCAACAAGCCCGTCCCCTTTGACCAGAGCCTGTTTGATTACGCCGATCTGGACTTGCCGGAAAACTTCAAAAAGCCGGAGGGCTACTCCGGCTTCCGGGTGCTGGCACCACAGTCCCTCATGGACAAGCGGTTTGAGTTCATGGTGTTTATGGGTGCCAGTTACTTCCGTGCCGTCACGACCGAGCTGGGATATGGCATCAGCGCCCGTGGCGTCGCCGTCAATACCATCGGCGGCAAGCCGGAGGAATTTCCTGACTTCACCCACTTCTGGTTTGAGCAGCCCAAGCCGGGGGAAAAATATTTCCGTGTCCTGGCCCTTCTGAACGGACCCAGCATTACCGGGGCCTACCAGTTTGACACCTCTCCCGGCAAGACCACGGACATGCTAGTGAAGGCCACGCTGTTTCTCCGGCAGCCGGTGGAGATGCTGGGCATCGCCCCGTTTTCCAGCATGTTCTGGTTTGGTGAGAACAGCCACCCCAAACCGTATGACTTCCGCCCTGAAGTGCATGACAGTGACGGGCTTCAGATTGAGATTACCGGCGGCCCTTCCATCTGGCGCCCTCTGGATGTCAGCAAGGATCTGCGGCTAAGCGTCTTCGAAACAGACAGGCTCAAAGGATTTGGCCTGGGCGAGCGTGACCGTGACTTTAACAACTTCCAGGACCTGGAGGCCATGTACCATCGCCGTCCGGCCGTGTGGGTGGAGCCTATTAAGGGCTTCGGCAAAGGATCCGTGGTGCTGGTGGAACTGTCCACGGGGGAAGAGACCTGGGATAACATCGTGGCCATGTGGAGGCCTGATAACCTTCCCAAGACCCCGGCTGATCCGCTGCACTTCGAATACCGGCTGGCCTGGCTGGACGAGCAGCTTCCAGGACTCCTGTGCAAAGTCATCTCCACCCGGCGCGGTTTTGTCATGAAAAAGGACGACCACGAGTATGTCGTGGATTTCACCAAGGGCGGACTTCAGCTCGACAAGCCGGATGACTGGGTGCCAGAGCTGGATGTGGTAATCAGCAGCGGAGAAGCCAGGATCCTGGACCAGCGGGTCATGTACAACCGGGAAACCGGTGGCTGGCGGGCCTTCTTCAAACTGGATGTGCCGCCGAAGACCCACCTTCTGGAGATGATGTGTGAAATGAAGGACGGCGACAAGGTGATCTCCGAACGCTGGATGTATCAGTGGCGGCGATGA
- a CDS encoding PEP-CTERM sorting domain-containing protein (PEP-CTERM proteins occur, often in large numbers, in the proteomes of bacteria that also encode an exosortase, a predicted intramembrane cysteine proteinase. The presence of a PEP-CTERM domain at a protein's C-terminus predicts cleavage within the sorting domain, followed by covalent anchoring to some some component of the (usually Gram-negative) cell surface. Many PEP-CTERM proteins exhibit an unusual sequence composition that includes large numbers of potential glycosylation sites. Expression of one such protein has been shown restore the ability of a bacterium to form floc, a type of biofilm.), translating to MRTLFFWLTTTAIAVLAAGASELGAEMEPLWAVPSQPDILPVPEPSRAFLLGIGIMAIAFTYRQAWMNWKRKD from the coding sequence ATGCGCACCCTGTTCTTCTGGCTGACAACGACGGCGATTGCCGTTCTTGCTGCAGGGGCGTCGGAACTCGGTGCTGAAATGGAGCCTTTATGGGCGGTGCCTTCTCAGCCAGACATCCTGCCAGTGCCTGAGCCCTCGCGGGCATTCCTTTTGGGGATCGGCATCATGGCCATCGCCTTCACCTACCGGCAGGCCTGGATGAACTGGAAGCGCAAAGACTGA
- a CDS encoding DUF3313 family protein: MTLRFCFIFLLLVCLSSCSSLNRLAKAGPAKPSPFLAHADELQKTQADHDPFLRVWKNPSEETWRKAGTKKKLYIAPVSTEHLRRMNRPLSIVEVREKSRQKAAVELGEYARAQFTEAFRKSKKPLYEIVAAPEKEALHLELAIVELNPNAISAGITRRAINLLAVPGAEAVVGRPLKGNIAIEGRIWDPEQKESLYEFADAEHNRSALILSVHDYNPYSAARKIIREWAAQFEQVTRTPPGGRVKDSPAFTLWLW; the protein is encoded by the coding sequence ATGACCCTCCGTTTTTGTTTCATTTTTCTGCTCCTTGTGTGCCTCAGTTCCTGCAGTTCGCTCAATCGCCTGGCCAAAGCGGGGCCGGCGAAACCGTCGCCTTTCCTCGCCCATGCGGACGAGCTTCAAAAGACCCAGGCGGACCATGACCCTTTTCTGCGTGTCTGGAAAAATCCCTCCGAGGAGACGTGGAGAAAGGCCGGGACGAAAAAGAAACTCTACATCGCCCCGGTCAGCACGGAGCACCTCCGGCGTATGAACAGGCCTCTTTCCATCGTAGAAGTCCGGGAAAAATCCCGCCAAAAAGCGGCGGTGGAACTGGGCGAATACGCCCGCGCCCAGTTCACAGAAGCCTTCCGCAAATCAAAAAAGCCGCTGTATGAAATTGTCGCCGCCCCGGAGAAGGAGGCGCTGCACCTGGAACTGGCCATTGTGGAGCTGAACCCCAATGCCATCAGCGCCGGCATCACCCGGCGGGCCATCAACCTCCTGGCCGTTCCTGGGGCGGAGGCCGTGGTAGGCCGGCCGCTGAAAGGCAACATCGCCATTGAAGGGCGGATCTGGGACCCGGAGCAAAAGGAGAGCCTGTATGAATTTGCCGATGCCGAGCATAACCGGTCTGCGCTGATCCTCTCTGTCCATGACTACAATCCCTACAGCGCTGCCCGCAAGATCATCCGGGAATGGGCGGCCCAGTTTGAGCAGGTGACACGTACCCCGCCTGGCGGGCGGGTGAAAGACAGCCCCGCCTTTACCCTGTGGCTATGGTGA
- the ggt gene encoding gamma-glutamyltransferase: protein MKSLFCFIFASWVVGASVAQEAGFAKFAAATVHPLATEAAKAAYAKGGNAVDAAVAAGLTLGVVDGHNSGIGGGCFLVIRAADGTMSAIDGREMAPAKAHRDMYVMDGKLDNEASKTGALASGIPGALRAYELALKKHGKLTLADLLRPAADLAEKGFEIDEVYARKLAATAEKLRQFPASAAIFLKADGSALKKGDLLVQKDLANTYRAIAEHGTGWFYGGEYAAKAEAWMKENGGIATVADFENYKAVEREPVRSSYRGYDLVCMPPPSSGGVHVAQILNILEHFPIRHFRDSSRVHVVTEAMKLAFADRAHWLGDPDFAPVPKGLVDKEYAKELAAKIDLDQVTKVPAHNTPPRWEGDVFGKHTTHLSTADAEGNWVALNQTINTAFGSKVVIPGTGVLLNNEMDDFAVQPGVPNAFRLVGAEANAVAPGKRPLSSMSPTLVFKDGQPLLSVGAAGGPTIITQTLLMISGMIDDGLGPNAALAKPRFHHQWSPDELKIEKTFSVATRKRVESLGHKLDESSGFGACQAVMWDVERKLLVPAHDPRIPGKADGL, encoded by the coding sequence ATGAAATCGCTGTTTTGTTTTATTTTTGCCAGTTGGGTCGTGGGGGCATCCGTTGCACAGGAGGCCGGTTTTGCCAAATTTGCGGCGGCGACCGTGCACCCGCTGGCGACTGAGGCAGCGAAAGCGGCCTATGCCAAAGGGGGGAATGCGGTGGATGCGGCGGTGGCTGCCGGGCTGACGTTGGGTGTGGTGGACGGGCATAATTCCGGCATCGGCGGCGGCTGCTTCCTGGTGATCCGGGCGGCGGACGGCACGATGTCAGCAATAGACGGTCGTGAGATGGCCCCGGCGAAGGCGCACCGGGACATGTATGTCATGGATGGAAAGCTGGATAATGAGGCGAGCAAGACGGGCGCACTGGCCTCAGGGATTCCAGGCGCATTGCGGGCCTATGAGCTGGCTTTGAAAAAGCATGGCAAGCTGACCCTGGCGGATCTGCTGCGCCCGGCGGCGGATCTGGCGGAGAAGGGATTTGAAATTGACGAAGTCTATGCCCGGAAACTGGCCGCCACGGCGGAGAAGCTGCGGCAGTTCCCGGCATCGGCGGCCATCTTTTTGAAGGCGGACGGGAGCGCGCTGAAGAAGGGGGACCTGCTGGTGCAGAAGGATTTGGCAAACACCTACCGGGCCATCGCCGAGCATGGGACGGGGTGGTTTTATGGGGGTGAGTATGCCGCAAAGGCGGAAGCCTGGATGAAGGAAAACGGCGGCATCGCCACCGTGGCTGATTTTGAAAACTACAAAGCGGTGGAGCGGGAGCCGGTGCGCTCTAGCTACCGGGGCTATGACCTGGTGTGCATGCCGCCGCCGAGCAGCGGCGGAGTGCATGTGGCGCAGATCCTGAACATTCTGGAGCATTTTCCGATCCGGCATTTCCGGGACAGCAGCCGGGTGCATGTGGTGACGGAGGCGATGAAACTGGCCTTTGCCGACCGGGCGCACTGGCTGGGGGACCCGGACTTTGCGCCGGTGCCGAAGGGGCTGGTGGACAAAGAGTACGCGAAGGAACTGGCTGCAAAGATTGACCTGGACCAGGTGACGAAGGTGCCTGCCCATAACACACCACCGCGCTGGGAGGGGGATGTCTTTGGCAAACACACCACGCACCTGTCCACGGCGGATGCGGAGGGGAACTGGGTGGCGCTGAACCAGACGATCAACACGGCCTTTGGCAGCAAGGTGGTTATCCCCGGAACGGGCGTGCTGCTGAACAATGAGATGGATGACTTTGCGGTGCAGCCTGGGGTGCCGAATGCCTTCCGGCTGGTGGGGGCAGAGGCCAATGCCGTGGCTCCTGGGAAGCGTCCGCTTTCCAGCATGAGCCCGACGCTGGTATTTAAAGACGGCCAGCCCCTTTTGAGTGTGGGAGCCGCAGGCGGGCCAACGATTATCACCCAGACGCTGCTGATGATCAGCGGGATGATTGACGACGGTCTGGGACCAAATGCCGCTCTGGCCAAACCCCGGTTTCATCATCAGTGGAGTCCGGATGAACTGAAGATCGAGAAGACCTTCAGCGTGGCGACCCGCAAGCGGGTGGAAAGCCTTGGCCATAAACTGGATGAATCCTCCGGCTTCGGCGCCTGCCAGGCGGTGATGTGGGATGTGGAGCGCAAGCTGCTGGTGCCGGCGCATGATCCGCGCATACCGGGGAAAGCCGACGGTCTGTAA
- a CDS encoding PSD1 and planctomycete cytochrome C domain-containing protein: MQFFEKEVRPVLVNRCYECHADKKQKGSLRLDNIAFIKKGGDSGPALVEGDPDKSLIIEAVRYHDPDFEMPPKEKLPAKEIAALEQWVKLGAPWPEAEASRVAMDEFGFTKEDRQYWAFQPLTNPVPPEVKSGWVRNDVDRFVAQKHAELGLTPAPEADKRELVRRLYFNLHGLPPTTEQMEAYVTSTDPKAYEKLVDELLASPRYGERWAQHWLDLTRYAESDGYNQDAPRPAAWPYRDYVIKSLNEDKPYDQFVREQLAGDEIAPKDPNVLVATSYLRNAIYEYNQRDARGQYEVVLTDITDNAGELFLGLSFGCAKCHDHKFDPILQKDYYALRAFFTPLRWRDDRLLATDEQQAEFAKKEAPYKQATAHIQAEIDSIIGPMIERNVQKAYERFQADIRAMVDKKPEDRLPEDWQASYFCERQMEYERERFDPLKSIKDPKAKARYLELVAELKKFDHLKPEPLLKAFIATDATAKAPRNPLTTRKGEIDVQPAFLTLIEPEEPKITPLENSTGRRSVLADWITRPDNRLSTRVITNRVWHYLFGKGIVETPNDFGKLGETPTHPELLDYLTQRFLAGGWSLKKLHREILLSATYRQTAHRDVPEVASKIDPSNKFLWRFNPRRLDAEQVRDAMLAASGELDLSPGGPSTDGNGTRRSIYTLKKRNNQNELLRSLDAPAGFASTSERQSTTTPTQALLLMNGDWTLARAQKLAARVSKIEDIWQYTLGREPTDKERKLAESFIAQRTQMQPAEEPPAAMSSDEIVRASLFKQDTPHERLVSSLSEKEGDEFTVEAIVKLDSIDANASVRTIASRWNNGKDSVEAFGWSLGVTGEKSRFKPRNLILQLVGEDENRNIAYEPVASDLRIELGITYHLVVKVSCSAHTVSFLVHQADKPNAPVMTSVVPHTIRTGLSAGTSDVVIGGVHRRAVSHHWDGIIQAARLARGLLTDEDVSPDPAQWGGKSLVTWDVRQALPPELAWASAEGPDIAADPRQRALADLCHVLLNANEFFYLH; encoded by the coding sequence ATGCAGTTTTTCGAAAAGGAAGTGCGGCCGGTCCTGGTGAACCGTTGCTACGAGTGCCATGCGGACAAAAAGCAGAAGGGCAGCCTGCGTCTGGATAACATTGCCTTCATCAAAAAAGGCGGCGATTCCGGCCCTGCGCTGGTGGAGGGAGACCCGGATAAGTCGCTCATCATCGAAGCCGTCCGTTATCACGATCCGGACTTTGAAATGCCGCCCAAGGAAAAGCTCCCCGCCAAGGAGATCGCCGCCCTGGAGCAGTGGGTAAAGCTCGGCGCCCCCTGGCCGGAAGCCGAAGCCAGCCGGGTCGCCATGGATGAGTTTGGTTTCACCAAGGAAGACCGTCAATATTGGGCCTTTCAGCCACTGACCAATCCCGTTCCACCGGAAGTCAAAAGCGGCTGGGTGCGCAATGACGTGGACCGTTTTGTCGCCCAAAAGCACGCCGAGCTGGGCCTGACCCCGGCTCCCGAAGCCGATAAACGGGAGCTGGTGCGCCGCCTCTACTTTAATCTCCACGGCCTGCCCCCCACTACGGAGCAGATGGAAGCCTACGTGACCAGCACCGACCCGAAGGCTTATGAAAAGCTGGTGGATGAGCTGCTGGCCAGCCCCCGCTACGGTGAGCGCTGGGCTCAGCACTGGCTGGACCTCACACGCTATGCAGAGAGTGACGGTTATAACCAGGACGCCCCGCGTCCGGCCGCCTGGCCTTATCGTGATTACGTCATCAAGAGCCTGAACGAGGACAAGCCCTATGACCAGTTTGTCCGCGAGCAACTCGCCGGGGATGAAATCGCTCCCAAAGATCCCAACGTGCTTGTGGCCACCTCCTACCTGCGCAACGCCATCTATGAATACAACCAGCGCGATGCGCGCGGTCAGTATGAAGTGGTCCTGACAGACATCACGGACAATGCCGGCGAGCTTTTCCTGGGCCTCAGCTTCGGCTGCGCCAAGTGCCATGACCACAAGTTCGATCCCATCCTGCAAAAGGATTATTATGCCCTGCGCGCCTTCTTCACCCCGCTGCGCTGGCGGGATGACAGGCTGCTCGCCACGGATGAGCAGCAGGCGGAATTTGCCAAAAAGGAGGCCCCTTACAAACAGGCCACGGCCCACATCCAGGCCGAGATTGATTCCATCATCGGTCCCATGATCGAGCGCAACGTGCAGAAAGCCTACGAGCGTTTCCAGGCGGACATCCGCGCCATGGTGGACAAGAAACCTGAAGACCGCCTCCCGGAGGACTGGCAGGCCTCCTACTTTTGCGAACGCCAGATGGAGTATGAGCGCGAGCGATTTGACCCGCTTAAATCCATCAAGGATCCGAAGGCCAAAGCCCGCTATTTGGAACTGGTCGCTGAGCTGAAAAAATTCGACCATCTGAAGCCCGAGCCCCTCCTCAAAGCCTTCATCGCCACCGATGCCACGGCCAAAGCCCCGCGCAATCCGCTGACCACCCGCAAAGGTGAAATTGACGTGCAGCCGGCCTTCCTCACCCTCATCGAGCCGGAGGAGCCCAAGATCACCCCCTTGGAAAACTCCACCGGCCGCCGCAGCGTCCTCGCCGACTGGATCACCCGTCCGGATAACCGGCTCTCCACCCGTGTCATCACCAATCGCGTTTGGCATTATTTGTTCGGCAAAGGCATCGTAGAGACCCCGAATGACTTCGGCAAACTCGGTGAGACACCCACCCACCCGGAACTCCTGGACTACCTCACTCAGCGCTTCCTGGCAGGCGGCTGGAGTCTGAAGAAGCTGCATCGTGAGATCCTTCTCTCCGCCACCTACCGACAGACAGCCCACCGCGATGTGCCGGAGGTCGCCTCCAAGATTGATCCGTCTAACAAATTTTTGTGGCGTTTCAATCCGCGCCGTCTGGATGCGGAGCAGGTGCGTGATGCCATGCTGGCCGCCAGCGGTGAGCTGGATCTCAGCCCCGGCGGCCCGTCCACCGATGGCAACGGCACCCGCCGCTCCATCTACACGCTGAAAAAACGCAACAATCAAAATGAACTGCTGCGCAGCCTGGACGCGCCTGCAGGTTTCGCCAGCACCTCAGAGCGCCAGAGCACCACCACTCCCACCCAGGCGCTGCTCCTCATGAATGGCGACTGGACCCTCGCCCGCGCCCAGAAGCTCGCCGCCCGTGTCTCCAAGATTGAGGATATCTGGCAGTACACCCTCGGGCGTGAGCCCACCGACAAAGAAAGAAAGCTCGCCGAAAGCTTCATCGCCCAGCGCACGCAGATGCAGCCAGCCGAAGAGCCGCCTGCCGCCATGAGCAGTGACGAGATCGTCCGCGCCAGCCTGTTTAAGCAGGACACCCCGCATGAGCGCCTCGTCTCCAGCCTCTCTGAAAAAGAAGGCGACGAGTTCACCGTCGAGGCCATCGTCAAGCTCGACAGCATTGACGCCAATGCCTCCGTGCGCACCATTGCTTCACGTTGGAACAACGGCAAAGACAGTGTGGAAGCCTTCGGCTGGAGCCTCGGTGTCACCGGAGAAAAATCCCGCTTCAAACCTCGCAACCTGATTTTGCAATTGGTTGGTGAGGATGAGAATCGCAACATCGCTTATGAACCCGTCGCATCGGACCTGCGTATTGAGCTTGGCATCACCTATCACCTGGTGGTGAAAGTTTCCTGCAGCGCCCACACCGTCTCTTTCCTGGTGCATCAGGCGGACAAGCCAAACGCTCCCGTCATGACCTCCGTCGTGCCGCACACCATCCGCACCGGCCTCAGTGCAGGCACCTCGGATGTCGTCATCGGCGGCGTCCATCGACGCGCCGTTTCACATCATTGGGATGGCATCATCCAGGCCGCCCGCCTCGCCCGGGGACTGCTTACCGATGAAGACGTCTCTCCAGACCCGGCCCAGTGGGGCGGCAAGTCTCTGGTCACTTGGGACGTGCGCCAGGCGCTGCCGCCTGAGCTTGCCTGGGCCAGCGCCGAGGGGCCGGACATCGCCGCCGACCCTCGCCAGCGCGCCCTGGCAGACCTCTGCCACGTGCTGCTGAACGCCAACGAGTTCTTTTATCTTCATTAA
- a CDS encoding DUF1501 domain-containing protein, producing the protein MPCHNYDIPNSRRAFLRRAGCGFGSVALAAMMREPLLGAPSPANPVLKQLPQRLGQAKNVIFCFMEGGPSHLDTFDHKPLLTKLDGQKLPPSFKEPVLAMGESGAPLLGSIRKWKRHGQSGLLISDWFENVARHADDLAVINSCVSDGINHAGGVCQMNTGSIFGGRPSLGAWVNYGLGSENGNLPAFVVIKDSEGTVVNGVRNWGSGFMPAVYQGVEFSSDGVPIKYLDNPKGYSRQQQREKLDLLAAFNRDYNESRTDNTELEARIRSYELAYKMQAEAPEAVDLSKESTAIKALYGMDQPETAVYGRNCLLARRLVENGVRFVQLYSGAGSKWDSHSRLEENHGRLCRAVDKPIAGLLSDLKQRGLLDETLVIWGGEFGRTPMSEQGGGRDHNPGGFTMWMAGGGVKGGQTIGATDELGLYAVQDRLHVHDLHSTILHLLGVDHTQLIYHHKGRPERIDQNEGHPYVKITA; encoded by the coding sequence ATGCCTTGCCATAACTACGACATTCCCAACTCCCGCCGTGCCTTCCTCCGCCGCGCCGGTTGCGGATTCGGCTCCGTGGCGCTCGCCGCCATGATGCGTGAGCCGCTGCTGGGCGCGCCCAGCCCCGCCAATCCCGTCCTCAAGCAGCTTCCCCAGCGCCTCGGCCAGGCGAAAAACGTCATCTTTTGTTTCATGGAAGGGGGCCCCAGCCACTTGGACACCTTTGACCACAAGCCCCTGCTGACCAAGCTCGATGGCCAGAAACTGCCGCCCAGCTTCAAAGAACCTGTCCTCGCCATGGGGGAAAGCGGCGCGCCCTTGCTGGGTTCCATCCGCAAGTGGAAGCGCCATGGCCAGAGCGGCCTCCTCATCTCCGACTGGTTTGAAAACGTCGCCCGCCATGCCGATGACCTCGCCGTCATCAACTCCTGCGTCTCCGATGGCATCAACCACGCCGGCGGTGTTTGCCAGATGAATACCGGCAGCATCTTTGGCGGCCGTCCCTCCCTCGGAGCCTGGGTCAATTACGGCCTGGGCAGCGAGAACGGCAACCTCCCCGCCTTCGTCGTCATCAAGGACAGCGAGGGCACCGTGGTGAACGGCGTGCGCAACTGGGGCAGCGGTTTCATGCCCGCCGTCTATCAGGGTGTCGAGTTCAGCTCCGATGGCGTGCCCATCAAGTACCTGGACAACCCCAAAGGCTACAGCCGCCAGCAGCAGCGGGAAAAGCTGGATCTCCTCGCCGCTTTCAATCGCGACTACAACGAAAGCCGTACCGACAACACCGAGCTTGAGGCCCGCATCCGGTCCTATGAGCTTGCTTATAAAATGCAGGCCGAGGCCCCCGAAGCCGTGGACCTCAGCAAGGAAAGCACCGCCATCAAGGCCCTCTACGGCATGGACCAGCCCGAGACCGCCGTCTATGGCCGCAACTGCCTCCTGGCCCGCCGTTTGGTGGAAAACGGCGTGCGTTTCGTCCAGCTTTACAGCGGTGCGGGCAGCAAGTGGGATTCCCACAGCCGGCTGGAGGAAAACCATGGCCGCCTCTGCCGCGCCGTGGACAAACCCATCGCCGGTCTCCTTTCCGACCTGAAACAGCGCGGCCTTCTGGATGAAACCCTCGTCATCTGGGGCGGCGAATTCGGCCGCACACCCATGAGTGAGCAGGGCGGTGGCCGCGACCATAACCCCGGCGGCTTCACCATGTGGATGGCCGGCGGCGGTGTCAAAGGCGGGCAGACCATCGGTGCCACCGATGAGCTTGGCCTCTACGCCGTCCAGGACAGGCTGCATGTGCATGACCTGCATTCCACCATCCTTCATCTGCTTGGCGTGGACCATACCCAGCTCATCTATCATCATAAAGGCCGTCCTGAGCGCATTGACCAGAACGAAGGCCATCCTTACGTGAAGATCACCGCCTAA
- a CDS encoding DUF2007 domain-containing protein: MKQVFVDSDLTRVSFARNLLEAEGIACFIQNENTRTLGPSIAGYSYTHLLDPALCILDDAQWEKAMELVTTHFHNEAAEGPEWRCGSCQETNPGAFDLCWNCGAERVA, from the coding sequence ATGAAACAGGTCTTTGTGGATTCCGACCTCACGCGCGTGAGCTTTGCCAGAAACTTGCTGGAGGCGGAGGGCATCGCCTGCTTCATCCAGAATGAAAATACGCGTACGCTGGGTCCCAGCATCGCGGGGTACAGCTACACGCATCTTCTAGACCCGGCCCTGTGCATCCTGGATGACGCACAGTGGGAGAAGGCCATGGAACTGGTCACGACCCACTTTCATAATGAGGCGGCGGAAGGCCCGGAATGGCGTTGCGGAAGCTGCCAGGAAACCAATCCCGGCGCGTTTGATCTTTGCTGGAACTGCGGGGCTGAGCGCGTAGCATAA
- a CDS encoding redoxin domain-containing protein, with translation MKRCLPFLAVLSTVLMPLASNGQGKKTGGQPEGFQELKTGDAAPDFELVGIDEEMHTLKDYAQADYLMVAFISNHCPSSQAIEARLKKLVKEYKGQGLRVVAINPNDPAALRPDELGYSKYNDSFPEMKRHAREQDFNFPYLYDGETQKTALAYGCLATPHVFLFDKERKLRYQGRFDDSRFADAATVTRADAQEALDALLAGKEVEVPVTLPHGCSTKWISKRSQVTTDQEKWEKGEVHVELIDAKGLAELRKNDTGKVRMFNVWATWCGPCVQEFPELVATSRKFGLRDFEFISISMDDPKTLPDVKAFLEKHNAIVPAKLKASHKKEGRAGNAYVFNDASSDTLIQALDPEWPGPIPHTLVVAPGGEVIFRHNGIVDGDELRAKILEHMGRFYAPDPEQP, from the coding sequence ATGAAACGATGCCTCCCCTTCCTCGCGGTGCTGTCCACGGTGCTGATGCCCCTTGCTTCAAATGGCCAGGGGAAAAAGACAGGCGGGCAGCCAGAAGGTTTTCAGGAACTGAAAACGGGTGATGCGGCGCCGGATTTTGAACTGGTGGGCATTGACGAGGAAATGCACACGCTAAAGGACTATGCGCAGGCGGATTACCTGATGGTGGCCTTCATCAGCAACCATTGTCCCTCCTCGCAGGCGATCGAGGCACGGCTGAAAAAGCTGGTGAAGGAATACAAAGGCCAGGGGCTGCGGGTGGTGGCCATCAACCCGAATGACCCGGCGGCGCTGCGTCCGGATGAGCTGGGCTATTCCAAGTATAACGACAGCTTTCCGGAAATGAAACGCCATGCCAGGGAGCAGGATTTTAACTTCCCCTACCTGTATGATGGCGAGACCCAGAAGACGGCGCTGGCCTACGGCTGCCTGGCCACGCCGCATGTGTTCCTCTTCGACAAGGAGCGCAAGCTTCGCTACCAGGGCCGCTTTGATGATTCGCGCTTTGCGGATGCGGCGACGGTGACGCGCGCAGATGCCCAGGAGGCGCTGGATGCCCTTCTTGCCGGAAAGGAAGTGGAGGTGCCGGTGACGCTGCCACATGGCTGCTCCACGAAATGGATCAGCAAAAGGTCCCAGGTGACCACGGACCAGGAGAAGTGGGAAAAGGGGGAGGTGCATGTGGAACTGATTGATGCGAAAGGTCTGGCGGAACTGCGCAAGAACGACACGGGCAAGGTGCGGATGTTTAACGTCTGGGCCACTTGGTGCGGGCCGTGTGTGCAGGAATTCCCGGAACTGGTGGCCACCTCACGGAAATTTGGCCTGCGGGATTTTGAGTTCATCAGCATCAGCATGGACGACCCGAAAACGCTGCCGGATGTGAAGGCCTTTTTGGAGAAGCATAACGCCATCGTGCCAGCCAAACTGAAAGCCAGCCACAAGAAAGAAGGGCGCGCGGGCAATGCGTATGTGTTTAACGATGCCAGCAGCGACACCCTGATCCAGGCGCTGGATCCGGAATGGCCCGGCCCCATCCCGCACACGCTGGTGGTGGCGCCTGGGGGCGAGGTTATTTTCCGTCATAATGGCATCGTGGACGGAGATGAGCTGCGCGCCAAAATCCTGGAGCACATGGGTCGCTTCTACGCACCTGATCCTGAACAACCATGA